The following are encoded in a window of Torulaspora globosa chromosome 4, complete sequence genomic DNA:
- the DPS1 gene encoding aspartate--tRNA ligase DPS1 (ancestral locus Anc_4.44), producing the protein MSEEEKATSTAPVILGEDGQPLSKKALKKLQKEQEKQKKKAEKARQLQLEKEEREREAAASDTAKDNYGKLPLIQSATRTGEPRIKFHDLDEAKDDNKEILFRARVHNTRQQAATLAFLTLRQQSELIQALVKVNKEGTVSKQMVKWAGSLNLESIVLVRGVVRKVEEPVKSATVQNLEIHVSQIHSISETPESLPILLEDASRSEAEAEAAGLPVVNLDTRLDSRVIDLRTVTNQAIFRIQSGVCSLFREFLTNKSFTEVHTPKLLGAPSEGGASVFEVSYFKGKAYLAQSPQFHKQQLMVADFERVFEIAPVFRAENSNTHRHMTEFTGLDLEMTFEEHYHEVLDQLSDLFVFIFGELKTRYSKEIELVRKQYPVEDFKLPEDGKMVRIQYKEGIAMLREAGKEIGDFDDLSTENEKLLGKLVREKYETDFYILDKFPLAIRPFYTMPDPEDPRYSNSYDFFMRGEEILSGAQRIHDHELLQERMKEHGLSPEDPGLKDYCDAFTYGCAPHAGGGIGLERVVMFFLDLKNIRRASLFPRDPKRLRP; encoded by the coding sequence ATgtctgaagaagagaaagccACCAGTACTGCGCCAGTTATCCTGGGTGAAGACGGTCAGCCATTGTCCAAGaaagctctgaaaaagctgcagaaagagcaagaaaaacagaagaagaaggcgGAAAAGGCACGCCAGTTGCAGCTAGAGAAGGAGGAACGTGAAAGAGAGGCTGCTGCTTCAGACACGGCCAAGGACAACTATGGTAAGTTACCATTGATTCAATCTGCTACGAGGACCGGTGAACCAAGGATCAAATTCCACGATTTGGACGAGGCAAAGGATGACAACAAAGAGATTCTATTCAGAGCTCGTGTGCATAATACGAGGCAGCAAGCTGCCactttggctttcttgacTTTGAGACAGCAAAGCGAATTGATCCAAGCGCTTGTCAAGGTTAACAAGGAGGGCACCGTCTCGAAGCAGATGGTTAAATGGGCTGGTTCCTTGAACTTGGAATCGATCGTTTTGGTTCGCGGTGTTGTTAGAAAGGTCGAAGAACCAGTCAAGTCTGCCACTGTGCAGAACTTGGAGATCCACGTCAGTCAGATTCACTCGATTTCCGAAACACCAGAGAGCTTACCCATCCTTTTGGAAGACGCATCTCGTTCTGAGGCTGAGGCAGAGGCTGCTGGGTTGCCAGTGGTTAACCTGGACACCAGACTAGACTCTAGAGTGATAGATTTGAGAACCGTTACAAATCAGGCGATCTTCAGGATCCAATCCGGCGTTTGCTCTTTGTTCAGAGAATTTTTGACCAATAAATCGTTCACCGAGGTGCACACACCAAAATTGTTGGGTGCTCCGAGTGAAGGTGGCGCCAgtgtctttgaagtctCGTATTTCAAGGGTAAGGCTTACCTGGCGCAATCTCCACAATTCCACAAGCAGCAACTTATGGTAGCCGATTTCGAGAGGGTTTTCGAAATTGCACCAGTCTTCAGGGCCGAAAACTCAAACACCCATCGTCATATGACCGAATTCACAGGTCTCGACCTGGAGATGACATTCGAAGAGCACTACCACGAAGTCCTGGACCAACTCAGCGACTTGTttgtcttcatctttggtGAACTGAAGACAAGATACTCCAAGGAGATTGAATTGGTTCGCAAACAATATCCAGtggaagatttcaaattGCCAGAAGACGGTAAGATGGTTCGCATCCAATACAAAGAGGGTATCGCCATGTTGAGAGAAGCCGGTAAGGAAATCGGTGATTTTGATGACTTGAGTACCGAGAATGAAAAATTGCTTGGTAAGCTGGTCAGAGAAAAATACGAAACAGACTTCTACATCCTGGACAAGTTCCCATTGGCAATCCGTCCATTCTACACCATGCCCGACCCCGAGGATCCTCGCTACTCGAACTCGTacgatttcttcatgagAGGCGAAGAAATCCTGTCGGGCGCCCAGCGTATCCATGACCACGAGCTGCTGCAAGAGAGGATGAAAGAACACGGTTTGTCGCCAGAGGATCCTGGCCTCAAGGACTACTGTGACGCGTTTACCTACGGGTGCGCTCCCCATGCAGGTGGTGGTATCGGTCTAGAGAGAGTCGTGATGTTCTTCCTAGACCTCAAAAACATCAGAAGAGCCTCTTTGTTCCCAAGAGatccaaagagattgagacCATAG
- the COX19 gene encoding Cox19p (ancestral locus Anc_4.43) — MSGNPGNALRALTPTPPERGSFPLDHDGDCTKQMQEYIKCIKLVKGENAPNCRLLAKEYLKCRMDHQLMDRDEWKNLGLPEDSKEK, encoded by the coding sequence ATGTCCGGAAACCCTGGAAATGCATTGAGAGCGCTTACTCCAACACCTCCGGAACGTGGTTCTTTCCCATTGGACCATGACGGCGACTGTACGAAGCAGATGCAAGAGTACATTAAATGCATCAAGCTGGTAAAGGGCGAAAACGCCCCTAACTGCCGCTTACTGGCAAAAGAGTATTTGAAATGCAGAATGGACCATCAACTGATGGATAGAGACGAGTGGAAGAACTTGGGACTGCCCGAAGACAGCAAGGAAAAGTAG
- the POL12 gene encoding DNA-directed DNA polymerase alpha subunit POL12 (ancestral locus Anc_3.322), with amino-acid sequence MSKSEIVAQFGPEAEASEIISSLQDLSKIYALTIEDLYIKWEQFSYQKHENRTELNSRNLDSFKKFLQLQVEKKAAQASPAISNPTLSAKIVKPMKPLHSSPSLFGYNIPKGSALKKRKLNTEALVQEKGHKLEFSDGLSEHHTNVNDGQGEAGHNAMTNTPPKSSGTSQATATRDHEPGKILTCLNPENIETAVGLDENSREKVRITPFYDPERYKFRTMRQSLSDAADVLDLQIETIAKIIQNHYELSPSDFGDPSIQAQSQIHAVGRIVPDSTTTEEFLNMDSLALETSRMAGVGRRIRLDLTDIDEVSLFCGQIVAVRGKNADGDSFKVNEVLALPYPNSPVSTQDELQKCCEALEGKPLKTLVTSGPYFSCDSFDLHFLEQFAERVNTEIKPHVLIMFGPFIDVTNPMIAKGAIPHFPQLKNQPNTLDEVFTKVMVPVLKRIRQDIQVILIPSTRDALSKHASYPQDSYNRKYLQLPKNFKCFVNPATFQLNEVFFGCSNVDTYKDMKEMTKGGNTSMRNRFDRVSEHILQQRRFYPVFPGGIKKKLLSTKNDGKKVYEHISGADLEVPYLGLTEFVGNFTPDIIIIPSEMHHFARVGQNVIMINPGRFIGHNGKPGTCAEISITSPDLEKGNLTKVDGPEPTFLHNVWKRARVDIVTI; translated from the coding sequence ATGAGCAAATCTGAGATTGTCGCTCAGTTTGGGCCCGAAGCAGAAGCTTCCGAGATTATTTCCTCGCTTCAGGATCTATCAAAAATCTACGCTCTCACAATTGAGGATCTATACATCAAATGGGAACAATTCTCATATCAAAAGCATGAGAATCGCACTGAGCtcaattcaagaaatctcgacagtttcaaaaaattccttcaattgcaagTGGAGAAGAAGGCAGCGCAGGCCTCGCCTGCTATTTCAAATCCCACATTGAGCGCCAAAATAGTAAAGCCCATGAAGCCTCTCCATTCTAGCCCTTCGCTTTTCGGGTACAATATCCCGAAGGGCTCagcgttgaagaagcggaagcTTAACACTGAAGCCCTGGTGCAGGAAAAAGGTCATAAACTTGAGTTCTCAGATGGTTTATCGGAGCATCACACGAATGTGAATGATGGGCAAGGGGAAGCAGGTCACAATGCCATGACAAACACACCTCCTAAATCGAGCGGTACATCACAAGCAACTGCTACACGCGATCATGAACCAGGTAAGATCTTGACGTGCCTAAATCCGGAGAATATCGAGACAGCGGTAGGCCTAGATGAAAATTCCCGAGAGAAAGTTCGAATCACACCTTTTTACGATCCGGAGAGATACAAGTTTAGAACGATGAGACAGAGTCTCTCAGATGCAGctgatgttcttgattTACAGATAGAGACTATCGCAAAGATTATTCAAAACCACTATGAACTAAGTCCTTCAGATTTCGGTGATCCCTCTATTCAAGCTCAAAGTCAAATCCATGCCGTTGGTAGAATAGTACCTGACTCCACTACTACGGAAGAATTCCTTAATATGGATTCCCTCGCATTAGAAACATCCAGGATGGCAGGCGTCGGCAGGCGGATACGCCTAGACTTGACtgatattgatgaagtgtCATTATTCTGCGGACAGATAGTGGCAGTTAGGGGCAAGAATGCGGACGGTGACTCGTTCAAGGTAAATGAAGTTCTTGCGCTTCCCTACCCAAACTCCCCGGTATCTACTCaggatgagcttcaaaaaTGTTGTGAGGCTCTGGAAGGGAAGCCTCTCAAAACCTTGGTTACAAGCGGCCCATATTTTTCCTGCGATTCGTTTGATCTACATTTCTTGGAGCAGTTTGCAGAAAGAGTGAATACTGAAATTAAACCTCATGTACTGATAATGTTCGGGCCATTCATTGACGTAACGAATCCCATGATAGCAAAAGGTGCAATACCCCATTTTCCGCAACTCAAGAATCAGCCCAATACCTTGGATGAAGTTTTCACTAAAGTTATGGTACCTGTTTTAAAAAGGATTAGACAGGATATTCAGGTTATTTTGATACCGTCAACAAGAGATGCACTTTCAAAGCATGCATCTTACCCTCAGGATTCTTACAATCGCAAATACTTACAATTGCcaaaaaatttcaaatgTTTTGTTAATCCTGCCACTTTCCAGCTGAACGAGGTATTCTTTGGCTGTTCCAATGTGGATACTTATAAGGATATGAAGGAAATGACAAAAGGCGGAAATACATCGATGAGAAACAGATTCGATAGGGTTTCAGAGCATATATTACAGCAGCGTCGATTCTATCCTGTCTTTCCCGGTGGcatcaagaagaaactCTTGTCCACTAAAAATGACGGAAAGAAAGTATATGAACATATTTCAGGAGCGGATCTCGAGGTACCGTATCTTGGCCTGACAGAGTTCGTTGGCAACTTCACACCCGATATTATCATCATTCCCAGTGAGATGCACCATTTTGCTCGAGTTGGACAAAACGTAATCATGATAAACCCTGGAAGGTTCATTGGGCATAATGGCAAACCAGGTACCTGCGCCGAAATTAGCATCACCAGCCCCGACCTAGAAAAGGGAAATCTAACGAAAGTGGATGGACCTGAACCCACTTTTCTGCATAACGTTTGGAAACGTGCTAGAGTTGACATCGTTACCATCTGA
- the KNS1 gene encoding serine/threonine protein kinase KNS1 (ancestral locus Anc_4.42) — protein MSVGTQTRRKRTRTNTNNMVGGDGIGAESILEGMLARQSSFLQHNLRDGLNFAEGNDSGAAVVNHNEPPFIDNENAIVDLDHTKVERIGEEDDEGHEEDDDLIFIKEQPVYFASPTILGSKNYTSTTSKKFKKQRTISLPQLPHAKLLYQAMREAPRVQNNDELLHLTGSTSKTLDGNRKVNLRVIQSPSPMDHDPFYSSSVSPKANSSASSDSDSMMDSGLNYGQTASNTTSHKRSLRRLSAPRLTAKLVGKKAKTKKRSNFKTDKDGHYVYQQGDVFGGNRFLVEQLLGQGTFGKVLKCYDIAGDTTIEAEAQTHTWNSTASVQPKYVAVKVIRAIDRYREAAKTELRVLQAILENDPHGQYQCLILQECFDYKNHICIVTDLLGRSVYDFMCANGVARFPGSHVQAMAKQLIRSVCFLHDLGIIHTDLKPENVLLCDETCVEKNLPLDIVRTMSARRKEASGGKRKFLTNPEIKIIDFGSAVFHNEYHPPVISTRHYRAPEIVLGLGWSFPCDVWSIACVLVELVTGESLYPIHENLEHMAMMQRINGEPFPPKIVEKMFYKATHKLGNSPSDLSSTVLKHFDKNALSLQWPEKNKKGDYITKEKSIKRVMSSCDRLDIHISKKIRADYGEWLSINWNLTPEKNWALIRSKALNEKKYNGMVAGDLNKETFLFWYWFVDLCRKMFEFDPTKRITAKEALDHEWFSLGILDEGITCFGKF, from the coding sequence ATGTCGGTGGGTACTCAGACTAGGAGGAAGCGTACAAGGACGAATACAAACAATATGGTGGGAGGCGACGGTATCGGTGCAGAATCCATATTAGAAGGGATGCTTGCGAGACAGAGCTCGTTCTTGCAACACAATCTTCGAGATGGGTTGAATTTTGCAGAAGGGAATGATAGCGGTGCTGCGGTTGTGAATCACAACGAGCCTCCATTTATCGACAATGAAAATGCTATTGTTGATTTAGATCATACTAAAGTAGAGCGTATTGGggaggaggacgatgaaggtcatgaggaagatgatgatctgATCTTTATCAAGGAACAGCCGGTCTATTTCGCCTCACCAACCATATTAGGCTCTAAAAACTATACTTCAACGACCAGTaaaaaattcaagaaacaaaGGACAATCTCTTTACCACAACTTCCCCATGCAAAGTTGCTTTATCAGGCCATGCGGGAGGCGCCCAGGGTCCAGAATAATGATGAGCTACTGCATCTAACAGGCTCCACATCTAAGACTTTAGATGGCAATCGCAAGGTAAATTTGAGGGTGATACAAAGTCCTTCACCAATGGACCACGATCCTTTTTACAGCTCATCGGTGTCTCCAAAAGCGAATTCTTCAGCGTCATCTGATTCGGACTCTATGATGGACTCAGGACTGAATTATGGTCAAACCGCAAGTAATACAACTTCACACAAGAGATCTTTGAGAAGGTTGTCGGCACCGAGGCTCACTGCAAAATTGGTTGGTAAGAAGGccaaaacaaagaaaaggagTAACTTTAAGACCGACAAGGATGGACACTACGTATATCAGCAGGGTGATGTGTTTGGTGGTAATAGATTTCTGGTTGAACAACTACTGGGCCAAGGCACTTTTGGTAAAGTCCTTAAGTGCTATGATATTGCCGGTGACACCACAATCGAAGCAGAAGCCCAGACTCATACTTGGAACTCGACCGCGTCGGTACAGCCGAAATACGTAGCGGTTAAAGTGATAAGAGCCATCGATAGGTATAGAGAAGCTGCCAAAACGGAGCTTAGGGTTCTGCAAGCCATTTTGGAGAATGATCCACATGGCCAGTATCAATGTCTCATTCTGCAAGAATGCTTCGATTACAAGAACCATATCTGTATCGTAACAGATTTGCTGGGCAGATCTGTTTACGACTTTATGTGTGCCAATGGCGTTGCGAGGTTTCCCGGATCGCACGTTCAAGCCATGGCTAAGCAACTGATCAGATCAGTTTGTTTCTTGCATGATCTGGGGATCATTCATACCGATTTAAAGCCAGAAAATGTTCTACTGTGTGACGAAACCTGTGTCGAGAAGAATTTGCCATTGGATATTGTCCGCACGATGAGCGCGAGACGTAAGGAAGCAAGCGGTGGCAAGAGGAAGTTTTTGACGAACCCGGAGATTaaaatcattgatttcGGAAGCGCTGTTTTTCATAATGAGTATCATCCACCAGTAATATCCACCCGTCATTATAGAGCTCCGGAAATAGTACTTGGGTTGGGATGGTCGTTTCCATGTGACGTATGGTCAATAGCCTGTGTCCTGGTAGAACTGGTGACCGGTGAGTCCTTGTACCCTATTCATGAGAACTTGGAGCATATGGCAATGATGCAGCGTATCAATGGTGAGCCGTTCCCTCCAAAAATTGTCGAGAAAATGTTTTACAAAGCCACCCATAAACTAGGTAATTCTCCTTCAGACCTGAGTTCCACAGTTCTCAAGCACTTCGATAAAAATGCGCTATCACTGCAGTGGCCggagaagaacaaaaaaGGAGATTACATCACAAAAGAGAAATCAATCAAAAGGGTAATGAGCTCGTGTGACAGATTAGATATTCATATTTCAAAAAAGATAAGGGCAGACTACGGTGAATGGTTGAGCATCAATTGGAATCTGACGCCTGAGAAGAATTGGGCTTTGATAAGATCAAAGGCTTTaaatgaaaagaagtaTAATGGGATGGTGGCTGGTGATTTGAACAAGGAAACATTTTTATTTTGGTACTGGTTTGTTGATCTTTGTCGCAAAATGTTCGAGTTTGATCCCACCAAAAGGATCACCGCAAAAGAGGCACTAGATCACGAATGGTTTAGTTTGGGTATATTGGACGAAGGAATTACTTGCTTTGGGAAATTTTGA
- the STU1 gene encoding Stu1p (ancestral locus Anc_3.321), translating to MTDPNSSGFPLYEILVGDDPNAHQYDFDTKMTLLTKFKGHVKKELLYMPAIRSYFSSLFFVLGSLSETDKLLVLAHSSLCYLVKRVAMQMPSHFENADFIKELLNHLFLLEEVNNDLLQRKNVWTSSSRALEAVYLVQPLLLQRCLKELLSELKHKRKILLVIDEFLQMTKRNSSSMNDDILLMDIFSPECLRKLARSDASGANSKLILEILRKNFQNDDELKNFSQLISEEKSSFKVPIFDVEQELRNIYKDFEPSENSPGRSEEFRDRDFTSADDVSEFLSTLMVPFQSLKETEQNWKARQSNLTQLRDLINENDYVKENPLSFLSACKELQVIECIGKAVVSLRTTLSMTACQLMRTFLQTFNQNIDLAVLDQIFMVLKGLLLTAKKISSNAAFNCLIVLFIHTGFHSKLFQNCLMLINEKSVSARSCSAILLRIILIKYTEHKKLDSSLVYIEEWLKKGITDAQTSVREPMRVTFWYYYKGFPSNARSFLNTQFSSQLKKAIELSVPSHLGIRYSITHSTTSSSLSDSINKSNRHPRRYPSYAKPTQSSNASLLRVSNHRSTSEFLASEVDQNAQLKRKISAPPSSTSLKRPINTMTERKTSNFNSEVESSIQIDLTEDISNGNSNSLITKYLVKEPNSEDLEWMYQSLASSNQAAVKEALQMLQKKLLTDNPEGKQSVDFTRIIPTLRMLIIRAPAELKPFLTISSFCRSIPLNYVIEIHAINFMDFNEQLLNEHLQDNILRTTSSLIMWLHSNAYEKEKFENSAEISLHYMKYKQFIYNVCFRILRSFLQMNAHREPNAQEKEEYSNSMLALSAIWGQEFDERLYFDTIYLFYSHDRELFKQAMNRIDSVSKVVQICDKLAARDGEDDFDYETIIGERVASSRVTGASEEVVEDRRYMEMTMVNPFRPNRSTSAGSVVHHRAEVLGVEDQEAKEAKISEMTKVVSVYEIPSTREKETNIDEDGDLKMSEQEDLNLSDIFTHSADDDHFGVKFSREPPKIINPSTSSSTADTSSGLFKDTTTERHSFGGDISNERDKSPVTPLPDHEAKILSQGINGIDITPKLDDAKNNVSSHEESSKILRKAIKDRSVSLEEKVLLNHISSDTLTYYEICQLSAFTDDAVHGNDRFKQMMQAIARIKRGSFTIRHLTNLAMPLVNFSVSEDLKTWLETDNGYEELLQLAIFLLSSEVEMLSIPMNMACKCILLIECLVLLNGHLDNVAPITSFAFRDIWNRLVELVGKLTDYSNEIYVLLNDLRDLLNDAEFFSATDITTIITFLATQAEESGPRIKETFLIETLSIIIAKNGSVIKKNQFPEIIQMMQYFLNSEFTEWRCASASVLAEVLKHLALTQASEKDLEAVFSSLSEQQFRLIKLLAFR from the coding sequence ATGACGGATCCAAATAGTTCTGGGTTCCCGCTTTACGAGATACTTGTGGGTGATGATCCGAACGCGCATCAATATGATTTCGATACCAAAATGACCCTTTTGACGAAGTTTAAAGGCCACGTCAAGAAAGAGTTGCTTTATATGCCTGCCATTCGGAGCTATTTTAGCAGCCTGTTCTTTGTGCTGGGGTCTTTGTCAGAAACAGACAAGCTGTTAGTGTTGGCACACTCCTCTTTGTGCTATTTGGTTAAGCGGGTAGCGATGCAAATGCCGAGCCATTTCGAAAATGCAGACTTTATTAAAGAGCTATTAAatcatcttttcctccttgaagaagtgaaCAATGATTTGctgcagagaaagaacGTCTGGACCAGTTCAAGTAGAGCCCTGGAGGCCGTTTATTTGGTTCAACCATTGCTATTGCAAAGATGTCTTAAGGAGTTGCTTAGCGAATTAAAGCACAAGAGAAAGATTCTTTTAGtcattgatgagtttttgCAGATGACCAAGAGAAATAGTTCAAGCATGAACGATGATATCCTGTTGATGGATATTTTCAGTCCTGAATGTCTACGAAAGCTGGCTAGGAGTGACGCGAGTGGTGCAAACAGCAAGCTGATCTTGGAGATTTTACGAAAAAACTTTCAAAATGACGATGAACTGAAGAATTTCTCCCAACTCATCAgcgaagagaaaagctctttcaaagtACCGATCTTTGACGTTGAACAGGAACTGCGAAATATTTACAAAGATTTTGAACCTTCTGAGAATAGTCCAGGAAGGTCCGAAGAATTTAGAGACCGCGATTTCACATCGGCAGATGATGTCTCAGAATTTTTGAGCACGTTAATGGTGCCATTCCAAAGTTTGAAGGAGACGGAGCAAAACTGGAAGGCTAGACAATCCAATTTGACTCAACTTCGAGATTTAATAAATGAAAACGATTATGTCAAAGAGAACCCGCTGTCGTTTCTTTCGGCGTGTAAGGAATTGCAGGTAATCGAATGCATAGGCAAAGCAGTCGTATCGCTAAGAACAACGTTGTCGATGACCGCTTGTCAATTAATGAGAACTTTTCTGCAAACTTTCAACCAGAACATAGATCTggccgttcttgatcaaataTTCATGGTACTAAAAGGGTTGCTGTTaactgcaaagaaaataTCCTCTAACGCTGCATTCAACTGTCTCATCGTGCTGTTCATTCATACCGGGTTCCATAGTAAGCTCTTCCAGAACTGTCTGATGTTGATAAATGAAAAATCAGTTTCGGCAAGAAGTTGTTCGGCTATTTTACTGAGGATCATTCTTATCAAATATACAGAACACAAAAAACTGGACAGCTCTCTGGTCTACATTGAGGAATGGCTGAAGAAAGGCATAACAGACGCACAAACTAGCGTCAGAGAACCTATGAGAGTGACTTTTTGGTATTACTATAAAGGTTTCCCCTCCAACGCCCGCAGTTTCCTTAATACTCAGTTTTCGTCacagttgaagaaggctaTTGAACTGTCAGTGCCGAGCCACTTAGGTATCCGCTATAGCATAACTCATTCAACAACCTCTTCGTCCTTGTCAGACTCTATCAATAAGTCTAATCGCCATCCTAGAAGATATCCAAGTTATGCTAAACCTACCCAGTCCTCCAATGCATCATTACTGCGAGTCTCAAACCACAGATCAACAAGTGAATTTTTAGCAAGTGAGGTAGACCAAAATGCGCAActgaaaagaaagatcagCGCTCCTccatcttcaacatctcTGAAACGACCGATTAATACAATGACTGAAAGGAAAACCAGTAATTTCAACAGCGAAGTTGAAAGCTCAATTCAGATAGATCTTACGGAAGACATTTCCAACGGGAATTCTAACAGCTTGATAACCAAGTATTTAGTTAAGGAGCCGAACTCAGAAGATTTGGAGTGGATGTATCAAAGTTTGGCATCATCAAATCAAGCCGCAGTGAAGGAAGCTCTACAGATGCTGCAAAAGAAGTTATTGACCGACAATCCAGAAGGAAAGCAGTCAGTTGATTTTACCAGGATTATTCCTACGTTGAGAATGCTGATCATAAGAGCTCCTGCGGAACtgaagcctttcttgaCAATTTCCAGCTTTTGCCGATCAATACCTCTTAATTACGTTATTGAAATTCATGCCATTAATTTCATGGACTTCAATGAGCAGCTATTAAACGAGCATTTACAGGATAATATTCTTCGAACAACTTCTAGCTTGATTATGTGGCTTCATTCAAATGCCtatgaaaaagagaaattcGAAAACAGTGCTGAAATATCGTTGCATTATATGAAGTATAAACAATTCATCTACAACGTTTGTTTCCGAATTTTGCGTTCTTTTCTGCAGATGAATGCTCATCGAGAACCTAATGCccaagagaaggaagaataTTCTAATAGTATGCTGGCCTTATCTGCTATATGGGGTCAAGAGTTTGATGAGAGACTTTACTTCGACACGATCTATCTGTTTTACTCTCATGATAGAGAACTTTTTAAGCAAGCTATGAATCGAATCGATTCAGTCTCGAAAGTTGTTCAGATATGTGACAAGCTCGCCGCAAGAGACGGGGAAGATGACTTTGATTACGAGACAATCATTGGAGAGAGGGTCGCTAGCAGTCGAGTTACCGGCGCCAGTGAAGAGGTGGTTGAAGACCGAAGATACATGGAAATGACCATGGTTAACCCATTTCGACCAAACCGAAGTACGAGTGCTGGTAGTGTCGTGCACCACAGAGCTGAGGTTCTAGGAGTCGAAGATCAGGAGGCAAAAGAGGCAAAAATCTCAGAGATGACCAAAGTTGTCAGTGTATATGAAATACCATCTACACGAGAGAAGGAGACCAACATCGACGAAGACGGTGACCTAAAAATGTCggagcaagaagatcttAATCTTAGTGACATTTTCACACATTCGGCTGACGATGATCATTTTGGTGTGAAATTTTCTAGGGAGCCTCCCAAAATCATAAATCCTAGCACTAGTTCTTCCACAGCGGATACGTCGTCAGGACTTTTCAAAGACACAACCACAGAGAGACACAGTTTTGGTGGAGATATTTCTAACGAAAGGGATAAATCTCCTGTTACTCCATTGCCCGATCATGAAGCGAAGATTTTGAGTCAAGGAATCAATGGGATCGATATCACGCCCAAACTTGACGATGCCAAAAACAATGTTTCATCCCATGAAGAATCATCGAAAATTCTCCGTAAGGCTATCAAGGATCGCAGTGTATCTTTAGAAGAGAAAGTACTACTCAACCATATCTCATCAGATACTCTGACATACTACGAGATTTGTCAGCTTAGCGCGTTTACAGATGACGCTGTACATGGCAATGATCGTTTTAAACAAATGATGCAAGCGATTGCAAGAATCAAGAGAGGCTCGTTCACTATAAGACACTTAACCAATCTAGCAATGCCCTTGGTGAACTTTTCTGTCAGTGAAGATTTAAAAACATGGCTGGAAACCGACAACGGATATGAGGAGTTGCTCCAGCTCGCAATCTTTTTGTTAAGTTCGGAGGTCGAAATGTTGTCCATACCAATGAACATGGCATGCAAATGCATATTGTTGATAGAGTGCCTAGTCTTGCTAAATGGTCATTTGGATAACGTGGCACCGATAACCTCTTTCGCATTTCGGGACATTTGGAACCGTCTTGTTGAGCTTGTCGGTAAGCTTACCGATTACTCGAATGAGATTTATGTTTTGCTTAATGATTTGAGAGATTTGCTCAATGATGCAGAGTTCTTTTCCGCAACTGATATCACTACAATCATAACCTTTTTGGCGACACAGGCAGAAGAATCTGGACCTAGGATAAAGGAAACATTCCTCATAGAGACACTTTCCATAATAATTGCAAAGAACGGTTCAGTAATCAAAAAAAATCAATTCCCAGAAATCATCCAAATGATGCAGTATTTTCTCAACAGTGAATTCACCGAGTGGCGCTGCGCAAGCGCATCTGTTTTAGCTGAAGTTCTGAAACACTTAGCGCTAACTCAAGCATCGGAAAAGGACCTGGAGGCTGTGTTCAGCTCACTATCTGAACAACAATTTCGTCTGATAAAACTTCTGGCATTTCGGTAA